One part of the Vitis riparia cultivar Riparia Gloire de Montpellier isolate 1030 chromosome 8, EGFV_Vit.rip_1.0, whole genome shotgun sequence genome encodes these proteins:
- the LOC117920003 gene encoding probable U3 small nucleolar RNA-associated protein 11 gives MSSFRNAISRRAYKERAQPHLRKKFGLLEKHKDYVVRAQAFHKKEEALQKLKEKAAFRNPDEFYFKMIKTRTVDGIHRPESQANKYSPDELMLMKTQDMGYVLQKVQSEKKKIEKLTAMLHSLDNQPTNRHVYYAEDREEAREIQAQSSRGGNLPCLDDVPNHIKRKTSASYRELETRKTRVNDLEKLYMDMALQKELQKRGRKRKLREDEIVCPTSKPVYKWRAERKR, from the exons ATGTCATCCTTCAGGAATGCCATCAGTAGACGGGCTTACAAGGAAAGAGCTCAGCC GCATTTGAGGAAAAAGTTTGGGCTCCTTGAGAAACACAAGGACTATGTTGTGCGCGCACAAGCATTCCACAAAAAAGAGGAGGCGCTGCAG aaactCAAAGAGAAGGCAGCATTCAGGAACCcggatgaattttattttaagatgatTAAAACAAGAACTGTTGATGGAATCCATAGACCAGA GAGTCAAGCAAATAAATACAGCCCAGACGAACTCATGCTAATGAAGACCCAAGACATGGGATATGTCCTTCAGAAAGTGCAAAGTGAAAAAAAG AAAATTGAGAAGCTAACTGCTATGCTGCACTCTCTTGATAATCAGCCAACAAACAGACATGTTTACTATGCAGAAGACAG GGAAGAGGCCAGAGAAATACAGGCACAGTCTTCAAGAGGCGGAAATTTGCCTTGTCTGGATGATGTTCCTAATCATAttaaaag GAAAACTTCTGCTTCCTACAGAGAGCTAGAGACAAGGAAGACTCGGGTAAATGACTTGGAGAAACTATACATGGATATGGCCTTACAAAAGGAGCTGCAG aaaaggGGTCGAAAACGCAAGCTTCGGGAAGATGAAATAGTCTGTCCAACCTCAAAACCAGTGTACAAATGGAGGGCTGAACGAAAACGGTGA
- the LOC117919533 gene encoding protein LURP-one-related 8-like, with protein sequence MTKVYPNATAAICGSEGVNLCIGVGRDAAVLTVWKKSLLFNCNGFTVFDGKGNLVFRVDNYVAGHKGEIVLMDASGKPLHTIRRKRLSLGDNWMVYDGETAENPRFQVRKHANLLNSKSLARVSGGGGAGGSSSSSSSSSPRKAIYEIEGSYSQRCCAVYDETRRCVAEIKRKEAMAGVALGVDVFRLVVQPEMDTPVAMALVILLDQMFGSSKRFSV encoded by the exons ATGACAAAGGTGTATCCCAATGCCACTGCAGCCATCTGCGGATCCGAGGGAGTGAATCTGTGCATCGGCGTCGGACGAGACGCGGCGGTCCTGACAGTGTGGAAGAAGTCTCTGTTGTTCAACTGCAATGGCTTCACGGTGTTCGACGGCAAGGGGAATTTGGTTTTTAGGGTGGACAATTATGTTGCGGGACATAAGGGCGAGATTGTCCTCATGGACGCCTCCGGCAAGCCTCTTCACACCATCCGCCGCAAG AGGCTGAGTTTGGGCGATAATTGGATGGTATACGACGGAGAAACCGCGGAGAATCCACGGTTTCAGGTGAGGAAGCATGCCAATCTGCTGAACTCGAAGTCGTTGGCACGAGTGAGTGGAGGTGGTGGCGCCGGcggcagcagcagcagcagcagcagcagcagcccGAGGAAGGCGATCTACGAGATCGAAGGGTCGTACTCGCAGCGGTGCTGCGCAGTGTACGACGAGACGCGGAGGTGCGTGGCGGAGATAAAGCGGAAAGAGGCGATGGCGGGAGTGGCCCTAGGTGTGGACGTGTTCCGCCTCGTTGTGCAACCGGAGATGGATACTCCGGTGGCCATGGCGCTTGTGATCTTGCTTGATCAAATGTTCGGATCTTCAAAACGCTTCTCCGTCTGA
- the LOC117920354 gene encoding pyruvate kinase, cytosolic isozyme-like, translating to MANIDIEGILKELPNDGRIPKTKIVCTLGPASRSVPMLEKLLRAGMNVARFNFSHGTHDYHQETLDNLRIAMQNTQILCAVMLDTKGPEIRTGFLKDAKPIQLKEGEEITITTDYNIKGDEKMISMSYKKLPVDLKPGNTILCADGTITLTVLSCDLGAGTVRCRCENTATLGERKNVNLPGVVVDLPTLTEKDKEDILGWGVPNNIDMIALSFVRKGSDLVNVRKVLGSHAKRIQLMSKVENQEGVINFDEILRETDSFMVARGDLGMEIPVEKIFLAQKMMIYKCNLVGKPVVTATQMLESMIKSPRPTRAEATDVANAVLDGTDCVMLSGESAAGAYPEIAVKIMARICIEAESSLDYAAIFKEMIRSTPLPMSPLESLASSAVGTANKAKAKLIVVMTRGGTTAKLVAKYRPAVPILSVVVPLLTTDSFDWTCSDEAPARHSLIYRGLIPILAEGSAKATDAESTEVILEAALKSATGKGLCKPGDAVVVLHRIGVASVIKICIVK from the exons ATGGCAAACATAGATATAGAGGGGATCTTGAAGGAATTGCCCAATGATGGCCGTATTCCCAAGACGAAGATTGTGTGCACTCTGGGGCCTGCTTCTCGCTCTGTTCCCATGCTGGAGAAGCTTCTTAGGGCTGGGATGAATGTTGCCAGGTTCAATTTCTCGCATGGCACACATGACTATCATCAGGAGACATTGGACAATCTCAGGATTGCTATGCAGAACACTCAGATCCTCTGCGCTGTGATGCTTGATACCAAG GGACCTGAGATTCGAACTGGTTTTCTAAAGGATGCAAAGCCTATCCAACTTAAGGAAGGTGAGGAAATCACCATTACTACTGATTACAACATCAAGGGGGATGAGAAGATGATCTCCATGAGCTACAAAAAACTGCCTGTGGACTTGAAGCCTGGAAACACCATCCTGTGTGCAGATGGCACCATCACTCTCACTGTCTTGTCTTGTGATCTGGGTGCTGGAACGGTAAGATGCCGTTGCGAGAACACTGCAACTCTAGGTGAGAGAAAGAATGTCAATCTTCCTGGTGTGGTGGTGGATCTTCCCACACTAACAGAGAAGGACAAGGAAGACATTCTGGGATGGGGTGTTCCCAACAATATTGACATGATTGCCCTTTCATTTGTACGCAAGGGCTCAGATCTTGTTAATGTCCGAAAGGTGCTCGGGTCTCATGCCAAGCGTATACAGTTAATGTCAAAG GTGGAGAACCAGGAGGGTGTTATCAACTTTGATGAAATACTGCGTGAGACCGATTCATTTATGGTTGCCCGTGGTGATCTTGGAATGGAGATCCCAGTGGAGAAGATCTTCCTGgcacaaaaaatgatgatatacaAGTGCAATCTTGTAGGAAAGCCTGTGGTCACTGCTACTCAGATGCTTGAATCCATGATCAAGTCTCCCCGTCCAACCCGTGCTGAAGCAACGGATGTAGCTAATGCAGTTCTTGATGGGACTGACTGTGTGATGCTGAGTGGAGAGAGTGCAGCAGGAGCCTATCCAGAGATTGCTGTGAAGATCATGGCCCGAATCTGTATCGAGGCAGAATCCTCACTGGACTATGCAGCTATCTTCAAGGAGATGATTCGGTCAACCCCACTTCCAATGAGCCCATTGGAGAGCCTTGCATCATCAGCTGTTGGAACCGCCAACAAGGCCAAAGCAAAACTGATTGTCGTGATGACGCGTGGTGGGACCACAGCCAAGTTGGTGGCCAAGTACAGGCCAGCCGTGCCCATCCTCTCAGTGGTCGTCCCACTCTTAACAACAGATTCCTTCGACTGGACCTGCAGCGATGAGGCCCCAGCAAGGCATAGCCTGATATACAGGGGCTTAATCCCGATACTGGCAGAAGGGTCTGCAAAGGCGACAGACGCGGAATCCACGGAGGTGATCCTGGAAGCTGCCCTGAAGTCGGCAACAGGGAAGGGGCTCTGCAAGCCTGGAGATGCAGTTGTGGTACTTCACCGCATTGGGGTTGCCTCTGTTATCAAGATCTGCATAGTGAAATGA
- the LOC117920314 gene encoding 2,3-bisphosphoglycerate-independent phosphoglycerate mutase, translating to MGSSGFSWKLADHPKLPKGKILGMVVLDGWGEANPDQYNCIHVADTPTMDSLKKGAPEKWRLVKAHGSAVGLPTEDDMGNSEVGHNALGAGRIFAQGAKLVDFALDSGKIYEGEGFKYIKECFETGTLHLIGLLSDGGVHSRIDQLQLLLKGASENGAKRIRVHILTDGRDVLDGSSVGFVETLENDLAKLREKGVDAQIASGGGRMYVTMDRYENDWEVVKRGWDAQVLGEAPHKFRSAVEAVKTLREDTKASDQYIPPFVIVDENGKPVGPIVDGDAVVTFNFRADRMVMIAKSLEYEDFDKFDRVRFPKIHYAGMLQYDGELKLPNHYLVSPPEIERTSGEYLVHNGVRTFACSETVKFGHVTFFWNGNRSGYFDPSMEEYVEIPSDSGITFNVKPKMKAVEIAEKARDAILSRKFHQVRVNLPNGDMVGHTGDIEATIVACKAADEAVKIILDAIEQVGGIYVVTADHGNAEDMVKRNKSGQPLLDKTGKIQILTSHTLQPVPIAIGGPGLAAGVRFRNDVPGGGLANVAATVMNLHGYEAPSDYEPTLIEVIDN from the exons ATGGGCAGTTCAGGGTTCTCATGGAAACTGGCGGATCACCCGAAGCTCCCGAAAGGGAAGATCTTGGGCATGGTAGTGCTCGACGGATGGGGCGAGGCCAATCCCGATCAGTACAACTGCATCCACGTCGCCGACACTCCCACCATGGATTCCCTCAAGAAG GGTGCCCCTGAGAAATGGAGATTGGTTAAGGCTCATGGGAGTGCAGTAGGGCTTCCAACTGAGGATGACATGGGCAACAGTGAAGTTGGCCATAATGCTCTTGGTGCTGGACGCATATTTGCTCAAGG TGCAAAGCTTGTTGATTTTGCTCTGGACTCTGGGAAGATCTATGAGGGAGAAGGTTTTAAGTATATCAAGGAGTGTTTTGAAACTGGCACATTGCACCTCATTGGGTTGTTGAGTGATGGCGGTGTCCACTCCCGTATTGATCAGTTGCAA TTACTTTTAAAAGGAGCTAGTGAGAATGGTGCAAAAAGAATCCGTGTCCATATCCTTACTGATGGGCGTGATGTTTTGGATGGTTCCAGTGTTGGGTTTGTAGAAACACTTGAGAATGATCTTGCAAAATTACGGGAGAAAGGTGTCGATGCACAGATTGCATCTGGTGGAGGTCGTATGTATGTGACGATGGATCGTTATGAG AATGATTGGGAAGTTGTAAAACGTGGATGGGATGCCCAAGTTCTTGGTGAAGCCCCTCACAAGTTTAGGTCTGCTGTGGAAGCTGTCAAGACTCTGAGGGAGGACACCAAGGCCAGTGACCAGTACATACCTCCTTTTGTTATTGTTGATGAGAATGGGAAGCCTGTGGGCCCAATAGTGGATGGAGATGCTGTTGTTACATTTAACTTCCGAGCAGATCGTATGGTTATGATTGCTAAGTCGCTTGAATATGAGGACTTTGATAAATTTGACCGAGTTCGATTTCCTAAAATCCATTATGCTGGAATGCTTCAATATGATGGCGAGTTGAAGCTTCCCAATCATTACCTTGTTTCTCCTCCAGAGATAGAGAGAACATCTGGTGAATATTTAGTGCACAATGGTGTTCGTACTTTTGCTTGCAG TGAGACTGTCAAATTTGGTCATGTTACCTTTTTCTGGAATGGAAATCGCTCAGGGTATTTTGATCCAAGTATGGAGGAATATGTAGAAATTCCCAGTGATTCTGGAATTACATTTAATGTCAAACCAAAGATGAAGGCAGTGGAGATTGCTGAAAAGGCAAGGGATGCTATCCTCAGCCGCAAATTCCACCAG GTTCGTGTTAACCTACCAAATGGTGACATGGTGGGGCACACTGGTGATATTGAGGCTACAATTGTAGCTTGCAAGGCTGCTGATGAAGCTGTCAAG ATTATCCTTGATGCAATAGAGCAAGTGGGTGGAATATATGTTGTCACTGCAGATCATGGAAATGCTGAGGACATGGTGAAGAGGAATAAGTCTGGTCAGCCTCTCTTGGACAAGACTggcaaaattcaaattcttacaTCTCACACTCTTCAACCT GTTCCTATTGCAATCGGGGGTCCTGGACTGGCGGCTGGTGTGAGATTCCGCAATGATGTTCCTGGTGGTGGGCTTGCCAATGTTGCAGCAACTGTGATGAATCTCCATGGATATGAGGCTCCCAGTGACTATGAGCCAACCCTGATCGAGGTTATTGATAACTAG
- the LOC117919686 gene encoding cell division control protein 2 homolog C: MDKYEKLEKVGEGTYGKVYKAKDKTSGQVVALKKTRLEMDEEGVPPTALREVSLLQMLSQSLYVVRLLCVEHLDKNGKPFLYLVFEYLDTDLKKFIDSHRKPPNPRPMPPALIQSFLYQLCKGVAHCHSHGVLHRDLKPQNLLVDKDKGILKIADLGLGRAFTVPLKSYTHEIVTLWYRAPEVLLGSTHYSTGVDMWSVGCIFAEMVRRQALFPGDSEFQQLLHIFRLLGTPTEKQWPGVSSLRDWHVYPQWEPQNLARAVPSMGPDGVDLLSKMLKYDPSERISAKAALDHPYFDSLDKSQF; this comes from the exons ATGGACAAATACGAAAAGCTTGAGAAGGTCGGTGAAGGCACCTACGGCAAGGTCTACAAGGCCAAGGACAAAACCAGCGGCCAGGTGGTGGCTCTCAAGAAGACCCGCCTTGAAATGGACGAGGAAGGCGTCCCTCCCACCGCCCTCCGTGAGGTCTCCCTCCTCCAGATGCTCTCCCAGTCCCTCTACGTCGTCCGCCTCCTCTGCGTCGAGCACCTTGACAAGAATGGCAAGCCTTTTCTCTACTTGGTTTTCGAGTACCTTGATACTGATCTCAAGAAGTTCATCGATTCCCACCGCAAGCCTCCAAACCCTAGGCCGATGCCCCCCGCCCTCATCCAGAGTTTTCTCTACCAGCTCTGCAAGGGTGTTGCGCACTGCCACAGCCACGGCGTCCTTCACCGGGATTTGAAGCCTCAGAACTTGTTGGTGGATAAGGACAAGGGGATTCTCAAGATCGCCGATCTCGGCCTCGGGAGGGCCTTTACTGTTCCTCTCAAGAGCTACACTCATGAG ATTGTCACACTGTGGTACAGAGCTCCAGAGGTGTTGCTTGGCTCTACACATTACTCTACCGGTGTGGATATGTGGTCTGTTGGATGCATTTTTG CTGAAATGGTAAGAAGGCAAGCTTTATTTCCGGGTGACTCCGAGTTTCAACAACTGCTTCATATATTCAG GTTGTTGGGAACGCCAACTGAGAAACAGTGGCCTGGAGTTAGTTCTCTGAGAGACTGGCATGTCTATCCACAGTGGGAACCTCAAAACTTGGCACGTGCTGTTCCATCAATGGGACCTGATGGTGTTGACCTTCTATCG AAGATGCTTAAATATGACCCATCTGAAAGAATCTCAGCTAAAGCAGCTTTGGATCATCCCTACTTCGACAGCCTTGACAAATCTCAATTCTGA